Genomic window ([Eubacterium] hominis):
TCTTGATATCGCAAGACGTTATAATTTAGAAATTTTACTGACGACACCGACGCGTAGAGCCAATAAAGAACGTATTGAAAAAGCTGCATATGATGAACAATTACTTGTGGAAAATGTAAAGTTCTTAAAAGAAGTCGCAAAGGATGCGAAAGCAAAGTCGTATATTGGCGGTTTAATGGGATGCAAAGGGGATGCTTATACTGGGGAAGGCGCATTATCTCAAGAAGAAGCAAAAGCATTCCACAGCTGGCAGGCGAATGTATTAAAAGTGGCAGGTGTTGATTTCTTATATGCTGGTATTATGCCAACTTTACCTGAAGCATGTGGTATGGCACAAGCATTATCAGACACCGAATTACCATATATTATTAGTTTTACAATTCGTAAAGATGGGAAACTGATAGATGGTACTACCATTCATGATGCGATTGCTTATATTGATGCATATACATTGAGAAAACCTGCTTGTTATATGAGTAATTGTGTTCATCCAGATATCGTTTATGAAGCATTGACACAACCATGTAATCAAAATGAACTCGTAACAGAGCGTTTTAAAGGAATTCAGGCAAATACCTCTCCATTAGATTATGATCTATTAGATCAAAGTGAAGAACTACAAAGCAGTGATCCAGAAGCATTGGCAAAATCCATGGCTCGTTTAAAAAGCTTAGGACTACAGATCTTTGGTGGATGTTGTGGTACAAATGAGCATCATATGGAAGAAATCGCAAAAATAATATCTACAAAGGCGTAAGCAATTACGCTTTTTTCTATCTAAAAAACTACAAGCAATGATAAGCCTGTAGTTTGTATCTGGAATATTAAATAAATAGTGATATATTATAAGAATCATGTATTATTAAAATACTATAGATTCTGTTCGATTCAAATCAGTTTCCAGATTAGGATATTTTTTACGTAATTTCTCCACAAATTCTTTGATTCTTGGCACATTGTTGCTTAGCATTTCATATTCAGGTTGTGTAATCCCAACCAATTGAATGAAATCCGTTCTACCATAAACGGTATCTACACCATGAGCCTCCGTATCTGCGATGGTAAGTAGTGCTGTAATGGCAGTATCGGTATGTAATTTGATAGGCTGCCCTTTATTTCCAATTAATTGATAAGGTTCAAAGAAACGATTGGTTGTGTATGTATATCGAGCCATATTAGATAGCACATCTAGTGCCCACATACAATCCTGAACATCTTCTACAGGCAGTTTCATTGTCATTTCATAACCCCATCGATTCCATTCCTGCCCATATTTATCCTTTTCAAAATAAAGATTTGTCATTCCATAAGTAACGATATGCTGATAACCATTGGCGGAAGTGTAAATAGAATATCCATCCAGATATTCATTACCACCAAACATTGCACGGGCTGTCATATTTGTGGCAAAATGCTTTGGCTGTTGATTTGGATACAGATGATCAAATACTTCATCAATCGCTTCCCATCCAGGTGCCCATTCTTCATCTTTTTCTGCTTTTTCAACAAATTCTTCATAAGACATCATATGATAAGTTCCTCTCTTTTCTATCCTTTTATTGGACCATATTTTCTTCATTTTATGATGTAAACAAAAGAAAGTCAAACAAGTTTTTTTATTTAAATATATAAATCATGAAAAGATAAAGGTACAATAAGATAGAAGCGACAAAAAGAAACAAAAAATAACAGGAAACAAATCATCCCAAGGATTAGAATGTAATCAGGAGGTAAGGATATGGAATGGACAGAAAGTTTAGCAACAGCATTGAAATATATAGAAGATCATATCTATGAAGATATCCATGCAGATGATCTTACAGATATCGTTTATATGTCATCCTTTTATTTTCAGAAGGGTTTTAAAATCATTACCGGTTATTCTATTGGAGAATATATCAGATGTAGAAGACTATATCTGGCCGCATTAGATATTATTGATGGTAATGATAAAGTAATTGATCTGGCATATAAATATCATTATGATACACCAGAAAGCTTCACA
Coding sequences:
- a CDS encoding suppressor of fused domain protein is translated as MSYEEFVEKAEKDEEWAPGWEAIDEVFDHLYPNQQPKHFATNMTARAMFGGNEYLDGYSIYTSANGYQHIVTYGMTNLYFEKDKYGQEWNRWGYEMTMKLPVEDVQDCMWALDVLSNMARYTYTTNRFFEPYQLIGNKGQPIKLHTDTAITALLTIADTEAHGVDTVYGRTDFIQLVGITQPEYEMLSNNVPRIKEFVEKLRKKYPNLETDLNRTESIVF
- a CDS encoding homocysteine S-methyltransferase family protein; this translates as MEGALKERLKREYQIEFNEFVDMGALIYDTKSKQALKVLWNQYLDIARRYNLEILLTTPTRRANKERIEKAAYDEQLLVENVKFLKEVAKDAKAKSYIGGLMGCKGDAYTGEGALSQEEAKAFHSWQANVLKVAGVDFLYAGIMPTLPEACGMAQALSDTELPYIISFTIRKDGKLIDGTTIHDAIAYIDAYTLRKPACYMSNCVHPDIVYEALTQPCNQNELVTERFKGIQANTSPLDYDLLDQSEELQSSDPEALAKSMARLKSLGLQIFGGCCGTNEHHMEEIAKIISTKA